In the Candidatus Methylomirabilota bacterium genome, one interval contains:
- the lpxI gene encoding UDP-2,3-diacylglucosamine diphosphatase LpxI (LpxI, functionally equivalent to LpxH, replaces it in LPS biosynthesis in a minority of bacteria.) — protein sequence MERRLAVMAGAGVLPGRAASEAARQGWRVVAFAFDEATGLSAHAERVVPSSITDIQSVLRELGQSRVSAAVFVGKLWKRDVFSGAGAADDAGRELARAGLSDEALAGMVLATLDGIGIEVLDQRAFLDPWLVGAGTITTRAPSPAEWSEIHGGFALARHLASHGIGQTVVRSRGVTLAVEAAEGTDETIRRGTSLGGPGAVVVKAVAANHDFRFDIPTIGPATLEAMAAGGATALAVEQGKVLIVDREATVHIATRADITIVSADGHA from the coding sequence GTGGAGCGTCGCCTCGCGGTGATGGCGGGGGCCGGGGTCCTCCCCGGCCGGGCCGCCTCGGAAGCCGCGCGCCAGGGCTGGCGTGTGGTCGCCTTCGCCTTCGACGAGGCGACCGGCCTGTCCGCGCACGCGGAGCGCGTGGTCCCTTCCTCCATCACCGATATCCAGAGCGTCCTGCGCGAGCTCGGCCAGTCCCGGGTCAGCGCCGCCGTGTTCGTGGGGAAGCTCTGGAAGCGGGACGTGTTCAGCGGCGCCGGCGCGGCGGACGACGCGGGACGCGAGCTTGCGCGCGCCGGTCTCTCCGACGAGGCGCTGGCCGGCATGGTCCTGGCTACGCTCGACGGAATCGGCATCGAGGTGCTCGATCAGCGCGCCTTTCTCGACCCGTGGCTGGTTGGCGCGGGCACCATCACGACGCGCGCGCCCTCCCCGGCCGAGTGGAGCGAGATCCACGGCGGCTTCGCGCTGGCCCGGCATCTGGCCAGCCACGGGATAGGCCAGACGGTCGTCCGATCTCGCGGGGTGACGCTGGCGGTGGAGGCGGCGGAGGGCACCGACGAGACGATTCGGCGGGGAACGAGCCTCGGCGGTCCCGGCGCCGTCGTGGTGAAGGCCGTGGCGGCCAACCATGACTTTCGCTTCGACATTCCGACCATAGGCCCGGCCACGCTCGAGGCGATGGCGGCCGGGGGCGCCACGGCCCTGGCGGTGGAGCAAGGCAAGGTCCTCATCGTCGACCGCGAGGCGACCGTGCACATCGCGACGCGGGCCGACATCACGATCGTGAGCGCAGATGGCCATGCCTGA